The DNA region GTGGCAGATTAGTTTCTCCTGATGCTAAATCCCTAGCATTTTCATAAGATTCCTGGAGTGCTTCTTCAAGGTAAGGTTTCAGACTAGGATTTTCGCTCAACAACTTGATAATTTCCCGTCGTTGTACTCTAATTGTTGCTAACCAACTACGACTGCGTTGCTTTGGTTGATATTCCCATTTGAGCAAATGTCCAATTAATATACTAAGACGATTTCTCAATTCTTGGCGTTCCTTTCTTCCCAAAGATTCAATTTCCTCAATTAAATTTGGCAAGTCAAGCAGGTTCCATTGGTGACAACGCAGAAGGTTAGCCTGTTCTTGAGTCCAACTGTAAAAGTCTGCTTTATACAAGTTTTGCATCCGTTTTTTGCCGTTTTTCAGGTTTGTAGTGTCTATATAATTTCAAAATTCATAATTGTGTTTCAGATAGAAATTTAAAGCTTATTTGAAAAATGACTGTCTCCATAAGCATCAAGTACGAAGTACGAATTAGAAAGTCAGCACGCTACGAATTGATTCACCTTTGTGCATTAATTCAAAAGCATCATTAATTTGCTCAATCGGCATCACATGGGTAATTAAATCATCAATACTTATCTTACCTTCCATATACCAATCAACAATTTTTGGCACATCTGTACGTCCTCTCGCGCCACCAAATGCTGAACCTTTCCAAACGCGCCCAGTTACTAATTGAAAAGGACGAGTGCTAATTTCTTGTCCAGCACCAGCAACACCAATAATCACACTGACACCCCAACCTTTATGGCAGCATTCTAATGCTTGACGCATAATTTTGACATTACCGATACATTCAAAACTGTAATCAGCACCGCCTTTTGTTAAATCAACCAGATAGGGAACTAAATCACCCTCTACTTCCTGGGGATTGACAAAGTGCGTCATGCCAAACTTTTCGGCTATTGCGCGTTTGCTGGGGTTAATATCCACGCCGACAATCATATTTGCCCCTACCATCCGCGCCGCTTGGATGACATTTAAACCAATACCACCCAAGCCGAAAACTACAATATTTGCTCCCGGTTCCACCTTGGCAGTATTTATGACTGCACCAACACCAGTCGTCACACCACAGCCAATGTAACAAACCTTATCAAATGGGGCGTCTTCCCGAATTTTTGCCAGGGCGATTTCTGGTAGCACCGTATAGTTAGCAAAAGTGGATGTACCCATATAATGATGAATCATCTGTCCATCAATGCTAAAGCGGCTAGTGCCATCGGGCATAACACCGCGTCCTTGAGTTAAGCGAATGGCTTGACAAAGATTCGTTTTAAAACTCAAACAATATTCGCACTGGCGGCATTCGGGAGTGTATAAAGGAATTACATGATCCCCTGGTTTGAGACTGGTGACACCAGCGCCTACCTCCACTACCACACCAGCACCTTCATGCCCCAAAATTGCCGGAAATAAACCTTCAGGATCGTCACCAGATAGGGTAAAAGCGTCCGTATGGCAAACTCCGCTTGCTTTCACCTCAACTAACACTTCGCCTGCTTTTGCCCCAGATAGTTGAACGGTTTCAATTGTCAATGGCTTACCTGCGCTGTAAGCTACTGCTGCTTTAACTTCCAATGTCAGCGCTCCTATATAGTTTTGTTATTGGGCATTGGGGATTGGGCATTGGGGATTGGGCATTGGGGATTGGGCATTGGGGATTGGGCATTGGGGATTGGGCATTGGAAAGAGGACTTGGGGACAAGGAGAAACACTTGTTGCAAGTTCTGATTTAAGTCGCCTTGTCCCCTTGTCCCCTTGTCTCCCCTGCTCCTTCCCTAATACCCTTTAGCCATTGAGCGTATAATACACTTTTTTGACACTCCCCATGCCTGAAGGCAGGGGATTCCAGCGTCACTGACGCTCCTTGCTTTTACTGGACTTGCGTCCAACAGAAGTAGAGGGAACATCTCGACTGGCGTTACTTCCCGGATGCCCTCCGGTAGCGTTTGCACGACCTAAAATTACTTTGGCAGCATTCACATCACGTTGTTCAACGTGACCACAATGCAAGCAAGAATGAGTTCTAGTACTAAGTGATTTCTGAACTCTAGCACCACAGTTACTACATTCTTGACTGGTGAAATGAGGGGGGACAGCAATTATTTCCCGACCTAATTTCTCTCCAAAGTATTCAAGCCACTGGCGGAAGTTGTACCAAGACGCATCAGAAATACTCTTGGCAAGTTTGTGGTTTCTCACCAACCCACTAACATTTAAATCTTCCAAGACAACCTTAGCGTTAGCTAGGCATAAGTTACGCGCCAATTTTTTGGCGTGTTCATTCCTTCGTCGAGTTACTTTCAAATGTTTACGAGCATAAACACCACGAGCTTTCCTTCTACCAGATGACCCCTTTTTCTTTTTATAAATTTTACGCTGAACCCGTTTGATATCTTTCTCAGCTTTACGCAAGTATCGCGGGTTTTCTTCATGCTTGCCGAAAGAATCAGAGTAGAAGTATTCCAATCCCACATCAATACCAATAACAGAATTAGTTAATGGTGCTTCCTGCTTGTTATCAACTTTTACGCAAAACTGCACATAATACCCATCTGCACGACGAACGATCCTAACTCTTTTGATTAGCTCAACAGGATAAGTATGGATATCCCACTTGCCCAATAATTTGAGTTCACCAATACCTTTCTTGTCAGTGAATGTTATTCGTCGTTTTGTTGGGTGTAATTTCCAAGACTGTTGTTTGTATTCAACAGAGCGACTATGTTTTTTAAATCTTGGATAGCCCTTCAATCCTTGCTTTTTAGTTTTGCAGTTGTCGTAGAAACGCTTGATAGCACGTTCTACATTCTCAACAGATGCTTGGCAAGCATGACTGCTCAAATCTCTCACGAATTCATATTCTGCTCTTAATTGAGTGTTGTATTGGTACAATTCTTTCTTGCCAATACCACGATTATCTATCCAATATCTAAGCACTTTATTTCTGACAAACTGACTTGTGCGAATAGCTTCATCTATAGCTTTTGCTTGTGGTTTTTTGACAACTGCTTTGTACTCCATTACTAACACTCTTAAATCACCTCCTTGATATACAGCATTACCTGAAATACTATATAGTTACAGGCTATATAATGTCAACAAGGTTCCATGCAAAAGTTTAAATCAAACAACAATGTTGTTTATTCGTGTAAATATCATGTTATTTTTTGCCCTAAATACAGAAGGCCAGTGCTTGTGAATGCAATCGCCTCTCGACTGAAAGAGTTGCTTGCTCAAATAGCAATTGACATTAAAGTTGAAATTATAGAGATGGAAATAATGCCAGATCATGTACATTTACTAGTAGAAGTTGACCCGCAATTTGGAATACACCGTGTTGTGAAGAGATTCAAAGGTGCGACTTCTAGGTATTTGCGATTAGAATTTCCAGAGTTGAAAAGTAGATTACCTACTTTGTGGACTAATTCTTATTTTGTTTCGACAGTGGGAGGCGCACCACTGGAAGCGGTGAAAATGTACATCCAAAACCAAAAAGAAACTTGACGGCGATAGCGTAGCGGTAGCGAGTCATCGAGCGTCTTGAAATCGCCAACGGCTAACCCCCATAAATGAATTTAGGGGCTAGCCCGCCGTTGCTACTTTGGTCTCACTTAATCCTATTTACTAAGGATGATCGTCCCTATATCGATAAATATTACTTTGTTAAAATATCATTCTCTAGCTAGATTGGTTAAAGGCGGCAACAGCTGTTTTGACAACGATGTAAACTGGATGTCAGCAGCAACCCCCAAATAATTTGTCCACCCTCGATTAATACATTTTGTCACAGCTTATGAACCCTGCCCTAACTCAAATTGGCGCTCAAATGTCCAACCTGACTGGCGTCAGAGCAATCATGAAGGATATTATCGAAACATTACGAGCAGGTGCAGGGCAGCAGTTTATTAATTTGAGTGCTGGTAATCCGTTGATTTTGCCAGAGGTAGAGCAATTATGGCGGGATTGTACTGCACAGCTTTTGGCTAGCCCAGAATATGGTGAGGTAGTTTGTCGCTACGGCTCAAGTCAGGGCTATGCACCGTTAGTTGAAGCGATCGCCAACGACTTTAACAAACGCTACGGGTTAAACTTAAGCGATCGCAATATCCTCATCACCCCCGGTAGTCAAACCCTCTACTTCTACGCCGTGAATAGCTTCGGTGGCTATAACCCTAGCGGCGAGTTAAAACAAATCGTTTTGCCCCTCAGCCCTGACTACACCGGTTACGGCGGCATCTGCTTAGTTCCAAAAGCCTTAATTGCTTACAAACCGACTCTGGATATTGATGAAGTCGCCCACCGATTTAAATATCGCCCCGACTTCAGCCAACTGTCGATTACAGAAGATACGGGTTGTGTCCTCTTCTCTCGCCCTTGTAATCCCACTGGTAACGTCCTCACTGATGATGAGGTGAAAAAGATTGCTGCCCTGGCTTCGCCTTACAATTTGCCCGTATTAATTGATTCCGCTTATGCGCCTCCCTTCCCGGCATTGAATTTTACCGAAATGACACCAGTGTTTGGTGATAATATTTTACACTGCATGAGTTTATCAAAAGCTGGATTACCAGGAGAAAGGGTTGGTATTGCCATTGGGGATGAAAAGTGGATTGAAGTGCTAGAGTGTTTCCAAGCAAATATTGGTCTTCATTCTTCACGTTACGGCCAAGCGATCGCAGCTCTTGCAATTAAATCTGGCGCTTTAGTGGAAATTTCTCACACTGTCATCCGTCCCTTTTACCAAAATAAATTTACTGTTTTAGAAACCAGCTTAGAACAAGCGATGCCCAAGAATTTACCTTGGTTCCTCCATCGCGGTGAAGGAGCAATTTTTGCTTGGTTGTGGTTACAGGATCTACCCATCAGTGACTGGGAATTTTACCAGCAACTCAAGCAAGTAGGTGTGATTATTGTCCCTGGAAGTACCTTCTTCCCCGGTTTAGAGGAAGAGTGGGCCCACAAGCACCAATGCTTCCGCATCAGCCTTACAGGCACCGATGAAGAGATTGCCACTGCTATGCAACGTTTAGCAAAAGTGGCTGAAGAAGCTTATAAAGGTGCGGCGGTGACTGCTTAGTAGGGAAAATAGAAATGAAATACGAAGAAGCAAATAAAGAGATAGGGAGCAGAGGCGCAGAGGCGCCCAGGAGTAGAGGAGTAAGAGGAAAATCAAAAAAATCCAATCCCCAATCCCCAGTCCCCAGCCCCCAATCCCCAGCCCCTAATCTCGACAATTGGCTAGAAATTGGTACGATTGTTTCCCCTCAAGGGTTGTCTGGAGAATTACGGGTTTATCCTGTATCTGACTTCCCCGAAAGATTTGAGGTGGCGGGAAAACGTTGGTTGTTGCGCTCAGGTGACACAGAACCGCAACCAATCGAATTATTAACAGGACGTTATATCAGTAACAAAAACTTGTATGTGATCAAATTAGCTGGCGTGGAAAATTGCGATCAGGCGGAGGCGTTGCGCGGTTGTAAATTAATGGTTCCAGCAAGCGATCGCCCCCAACTAGGCGAAGATGAATATCATGTCCTCGATTTGATTGGCTTGGAAGTCTTCATGCAAGCATCTGGCGAACTCGTGGGTACGGTGGTAGACATCATCCCGGCTGGC from Nostoc commune NIES-4072 includes:
- a CDS encoding valine--pyruvate transaminase; the encoded protein is MNPALTQIGAQMSNLTGVRAIMKDIIETLRAGAGQQFINLSAGNPLILPEVEQLWRDCTAQLLASPEYGEVVCRYGSSQGYAPLVEAIANDFNKRYGLNLSDRNILITPGSQTLYFYAVNSFGGYNPSGELKQIVLPLSPDYTGYGGICLVPKALIAYKPTLDIDEVAHRFKYRPDFSQLSITEDTGCVLFSRPCNPTGNVLTDDEVKKIAALASPYNLPVLIDSAYAPPFPALNFTEMTPVFGDNILHCMSLSKAGLPGERVGIAIGDEKWIEVLECFQANIGLHSSRYGQAIAALAIKSGALVEISHTVIRPFYQNKFTVLETSLEQAMPKNLPWFLHRGEGAIFAWLWLQDLPISDWEFYQQLKQVGVIIVPGSTFFPGLEEEWAHKHQCFRISLTGTDEEIATAMQRLAKVAEEAYKGAAVTA
- a CDS encoding S-(hydroxymethyl)glutathione dehydrogenase/class III alcohol dehydrogenase — its product is MEVKAAVAYSAGKPLTIETVQLSGAKAGEVLVEVKASGVCHTDAFTLSGDDPEGLFPAILGHEGAGVVVEVGAGVTSLKPGDHVIPLYTPECRQCEYCLSFKTNLCQAIRLTQGRGVMPDGTSRFSIDGQMIHHYMGTSTFANYTVLPEIALAKIREDAPFDKVCYIGCGVTTGVGAVINTAKVEPGANIVVFGLGGIGLNVIQAARMVGANMIVGVDINPSKRAIAEKFGMTHFVNPQEVEGDLVPYLVDLTKGGADYSFECIGNVKIMRQALECCHKGWGVSVIIGVAGAGQEISTRPFQLVTGRVWKGSAFGGARGRTDVPKIVDWYMEGKISIDDLITHVMPIEQINDAFELMHKGESIRSVLTF
- a CDS encoding RNA-guided endonuclease InsQ/TnpB family protein, coding for MEYKAVVKKPQAKAIDEAIRTSQFVRNKVLRYWIDNRGIGKKELYQYNTQLRAEYEFVRDLSSHACQASVENVERAIKRFYDNCKTKKQGLKGYPRFKKHSRSVEYKQQSWKLHPTKRRITFTDKKGIGELKLLGKWDIHTYPVELIKRVRIVRRADGYYVQFCVKVDNKQEAPLTNSVIGIDVGLEYFYSDSFGKHEENPRYLRKAEKDIKRVQRKIYKKKKGSSGRRKARGVYARKHLKVTRRRNEHAKKLARNLCLANAKVVLEDLNVSGLVRNHKLAKSISDASWYNFRQWLEYFGEKLGREIIAVPPHFTSQECSNCGARVQKSLSTRTHSCLHCGHVEQRDVNAAKVILGRANATGGHPGSNASRDVPSTSVGRKSSKSKERQ
- the rimM gene encoding ribosome maturation factor RimM (Essential for efficient processing of 16S rRNA) encodes the protein MKYEEANKEIGSRGAEAPRSRGVRGKSKKSNPQSPVPSPQSPAPNLDNWLEIGTIVSPQGLSGELRVYPVSDFPERFEVAGKRWLLRSGDTEPQPIELLTGRYISNKNLYVIKLAGVENCDQAEALRGCKLMVPASDRPQLGEDEYHVLDLIGLEVFMQASGELVGTVVDIIPAGNDLLEVKLHLSFATDKGQTTNDKKQKTVLIPFVEAIAPVVNLKSNRIEITPPPGLLEINN
- the tnpA gene encoding IS200/IS605 family transposase, with the protein product MQKFKSNNNVVYSCKYHVIFCPKYRRPVLVNAIASRLKELLAQIAIDIKVEIIEMEIMPDHVHLLVEVDPQFGIHRVVKRFKGATSRYLRLEFPELKSRLPTLWTNSYFVSTVGGAPLEAVKMYIQNQKET
- a CDS encoding DUF29 domain-containing protein, with protein sequence MQNLYKADFYSWTQEQANLLRCHQWNLLDLPNLIEEIESLGRKERQELRNRLSILIGHLLKWEYQPKQRSRSWLATIRVQRREIIKLLSENPSLKPYLEEALQESYENARDLASGETNLPLSTFPQQCLYPFEEILSDRFYPGEPATDNLMG